A region of Panicum virgatum strain AP13 chromosome 8N, P.virgatum_v5, whole genome shotgun sequence DNA encodes the following proteins:
- the LOC120685403 gene encoding OVARIAN TUMOR DOMAIN-containing deubiquitinating enzyme 9-like isoform X3, with the protein MVLYDQDPDIIRWGLHLLLPGGVVGVGGGAATDNSAHHHTQTTTSTPYSAYALPLQHANGDSSNSTEINVEHVARDDAVTTSTPYSAYALPLQHANGDSSNSTEINVEHVARDDAVNNDEIIAQALQEELSQIALAEASGASSADDNHSAVLTQQWFRPRIIHVASGTSPASRQAESREEPFSSCSSPGDDNAQHGDACLIDLMDDFSVLDGEVGKRLNDMVPVPHVPKTNGEIPSVDESISDHQRLLDRLVLYGLVELKVKGDGNCQLESHPEFYAGYVPMDYREYLKKMSKSGEWGDHVTLQAAADSYGVKVFILTSFKDTCYIEILPVAEKSRRVICLSFWAEVHYNSIYPEGELPVLENKKKSWWPL; encoded by the exons ATGGTCTTGTACGACCAAGACCCAGATATCATCCGATGgggccttcatctcctcctcccAGGTGGAGTAGTTGGTGTTGGTGGAGGTGCTGCTACCGACAACTCTGCCCATCATCACACCCAGACCACCACATCTACACCTTATTCAGCATACGCTCTGCCCCTTCAGCATGCCAACGGGGATAGCTCCAATTCCACCGAGATCAATGTTGAGCATGTCGCCCGCGACGATGCCGTTACCACATCTACACCTTATTCAGCATATGCTCTGCCCCTTCAGCATGCCAACGGGGATAGCTCCAATTCCACCGAGATCAATGTTGAGCATGTCGCCCGCGACGATGCCGTTAACAATGACGAGATCATCGCGCAAGCCCTGCAGGAGGAACTGTCCCAAATCGCCCTTGCCGAAGCATCTGGAGCATCCTCCGCTGACGACAACCACTCTGCTGTTCTCACGCAACAGTGGTTTCGCCCACGCATCATCCATGTAGCATCAG GGACATCTCCAGCTTCTCGACAGGCAGAGAGCAGGGAGGAACCGTTTAGTTCATGCTCAAGCCCTGGAGATGACAATGCCCAACATGGTGACGCATGCTTGATCGACCTCATGGATGACTTCTCTGTCCTAGACGGCGAAGTTGGCAAAAGATTGAACGACATGGTTCCTGTTCCT CATGTTCCTAAGACAAATGGAGAGATCCCTTCTGTTGATGAATCCATCTCAGATCATCAAAGACTCCTTGACAG GTTGGTGCTGTACGGTTTGGTCGAGCTCAAGGTTAAAGGAGATGGGAATTGTCAG CTTGAATCACATCCTGAGTTTTATGCTGGATATGTCCCTATGGATTACAGGGAATATCTCAAAAAGATGTCAAA GAGTGGAGAGTGGGGTGACCACGTTACGCTGCAGGCTGCTGCAGACTCG TATGGTGTGAAGGTCTTCATCCTGACATCATTCAAAGATACATGCTACATTGAAATTCTTCCTGTTGCTGAGAAATCAAGAAGAG TTATATGCTTGAGCTTTTGGGCAGAGGTGCACTACAATTCGATATATCCGGAAGGAG AGTTACCTGTGTTGGAGAACAAAAAGAAGAGTTGGTGGCCCTTGTAG
- the LOC120685403 gene encoding OVARIAN TUMOR DOMAIN-containing deubiquitinating enzyme 9-like isoform X1 produces the protein MVLYDQDPDIIRWGLHLLLPGGVVGVGGGAATDNSAHHHTQTTTSTPYSAYALPLQHANGDSSNSTEINVEHVARDDAVTTSTPYSAYALPLQHANGDSSNSTEINVEHVARDDAVNNDEIIAQALQEELSQIALAEASGASSADDNHSAVLTQQWFRPRIIHVASGTSPASRQAESREEPFSSCSSPGDDNAQHGDACLIDLMDDFSVLDGEVGKRLNDMVPVPHVPKTNGEIPSVDESISDHQRLLDRLVLYGLVELKVKGDGNCQFRALSDQFYRTPEHHRFVRQQVVKQLESHPEFYAGYVPMDYREYLKKMSKSGEWGDHVTLQAAADSYGVKVFILTSFKDTCYIEILPVAEKSRRVICLSFWAEVHYNSIYPEGELPVLENKKKSWWPL, from the exons ATGGTCTTGTACGACCAAGACCCAGATATCATCCGATGgggccttcatctcctcctcccAGGTGGAGTAGTTGGTGTTGGTGGAGGTGCTGCTACCGACAACTCTGCCCATCATCACACCCAGACCACCACATCTACACCTTATTCAGCATACGCTCTGCCCCTTCAGCATGCCAACGGGGATAGCTCCAATTCCACCGAGATCAATGTTGAGCATGTCGCCCGCGACGATGCCGTTACCACATCTACACCTTATTCAGCATATGCTCTGCCCCTTCAGCATGCCAACGGGGATAGCTCCAATTCCACCGAGATCAATGTTGAGCATGTCGCCCGCGACGATGCCGTTAACAATGACGAGATCATCGCGCAAGCCCTGCAGGAGGAACTGTCCCAAATCGCCCTTGCCGAAGCATCTGGAGCATCCTCCGCTGACGACAACCACTCTGCTGTTCTCACGCAACAGTGGTTTCGCCCACGCATCATCCATGTAGCATCAG GGACATCTCCAGCTTCTCGACAGGCAGAGAGCAGGGAGGAACCGTTTAGTTCATGCTCAAGCCCTGGAGATGACAATGCCCAACATGGTGACGCATGCTTGATCGACCTCATGGATGACTTCTCTGTCCTAGACGGCGAAGTTGGCAAAAGATTGAACGACATGGTTCCTGTTCCT CATGTTCCTAAGACAAATGGAGAGATCCCTTCTGTTGATGAATCCATCTCAGATCATCAAAGACTCCTTGACAG GTTGGTGCTGTACGGTTTGGTCGAGCTCAAGGTTAAAGGAGATGGGAATTGTCAG TTTCGAGCATTGTCAGATCAATTTTACCGCACTCCTGAACATCACAGATTTGTTCGGCAGCAAGTGGTGAAGCAG CTTGAATCACATCCTGAGTTTTATGCTGGATATGTCCCTATGGATTACAGGGAATATCTCAAAAAGATGTCAAA GAGTGGAGAGTGGGGTGACCACGTTACGCTGCAGGCTGCTGCAGACTCG TATGGTGTGAAGGTCTTCATCCTGACATCATTCAAAGATACATGCTACATTGAAATTCTTCCTGTTGCTGAGAAATCAAGAAGAG TTATATGCTTGAGCTTTTGGGCAGAGGTGCACTACAATTCGATATATCCGGAAGGAG AGTTACCTGTGTTGGAGAACAAAAAGAAGAGTTGGTGGCCCTTGTAG
- the LOC120685403 gene encoding OVARIAN TUMOR DOMAIN-containing deubiquitinating enzyme 9-like isoform X2, translating into MVLYDQDPDIIRWGLHLLLPGGVVGVGGGAATDNSAHHHTQTTTSTPYSAYALPLQHANGDSSNSTEINVEHVARDDAVTTSTPYSAYALPLQHANGDSSNSTEINVEHVARDDAVNNDEIIAQALQEELSQIALAEASGASSADDNHSAVLTQQWFRPRIIHVASASRQAESREEPFSSCSSPGDDNAQHGDACLIDLMDDFSVLDGEVGKRLNDMVPVPHVPKTNGEIPSVDESISDHQRLLDRLVLYGLVELKVKGDGNCQFRALSDQFYRTPEHHRFVRQQVVKQLESHPEFYAGYVPMDYREYLKKMSKSGEWGDHVTLQAAADSYGVKVFILTSFKDTCYIEILPVAEKSRRVICLSFWAEVHYNSIYPEGELPVLENKKKSWWPL; encoded by the exons ATGGTCTTGTACGACCAAGACCCAGATATCATCCGATGgggccttcatctcctcctcccAGGTGGAGTAGTTGGTGTTGGTGGAGGTGCTGCTACCGACAACTCTGCCCATCATCACACCCAGACCACCACATCTACACCTTATTCAGCATACGCTCTGCCCCTTCAGCATGCCAACGGGGATAGCTCCAATTCCACCGAGATCAATGTTGAGCATGTCGCCCGCGACGATGCCGTTACCACATCTACACCTTATTCAGCATATGCTCTGCCCCTTCAGCATGCCAACGGGGATAGCTCCAATTCCACCGAGATCAATGTTGAGCATGTCGCCCGCGACGATGCCGTTAACAATGACGAGATCATCGCGCAAGCCCTGCAGGAGGAACTGTCCCAAATCGCCCTTGCCGAAGCATCTGGAGCATCCTCCGCTGACGACAACCACTCTGCTGTTCTCACGCAACAGTGGTTTCGCCCACGCATCATCCATGTAGCATCAG CTTCTCGACAGGCAGAGAGCAGGGAGGAACCGTTTAGTTCATGCTCAAGCCCTGGAGATGACAATGCCCAACATGGTGACGCATGCTTGATCGACCTCATGGATGACTTCTCTGTCCTAGACGGCGAAGTTGGCAAAAGATTGAACGACATGGTTCCTGTTCCT CATGTTCCTAAGACAAATGGAGAGATCCCTTCTGTTGATGAATCCATCTCAGATCATCAAAGACTCCTTGACAG GTTGGTGCTGTACGGTTTGGTCGAGCTCAAGGTTAAAGGAGATGGGAATTGTCAG TTTCGAGCATTGTCAGATCAATTTTACCGCACTCCTGAACATCACAGATTTGTTCGGCAGCAAGTGGTGAAGCAG CTTGAATCACATCCTGAGTTTTATGCTGGATATGTCCCTATGGATTACAGGGAATATCTCAAAAAGATGTCAAA GAGTGGAGAGTGGGGTGACCACGTTACGCTGCAGGCTGCTGCAGACTCG TATGGTGTGAAGGTCTTCATCCTGACATCATTCAAAGATACATGCTACATTGAAATTCTTCCTGTTGCTGAGAAATCAAGAAGAG TTATATGCTTGAGCTTTTGGGCAGAGGTGCACTACAATTCGATATATCCGGAAGGAG AGTTACCTGTGTTGGAGAACAAAAAGAAGAGTTGGTGGCCCTTGTAG